A DNA window from Streptomyces canus contains the following coding sequences:
- a CDS encoding NADH-quinone oxidoreductase subunit 5 family protein, translating into MSALLWALVVLPLGTGALLLVTGRRADRAAPAVALIVTAAALGLAIAAAFRHPAVQAPFLDGLPMRFAVDGLSGLLAVTVAAVTLAVLLFSAAEFGADEARARFFGQMLLFSGSMLATVTATSLPVLLLGWEVMGATSWALIGYWWRDPERTSAADTAFLTTRTADLGLYLAAGAALASGRDPALSLDGLARADDPWLSFVTAGIIVAALGKSAQLPFSFWLSKAMQGPSPVSALLHSATMVVAGAYLLLRTGPLLEASGWGDDVVAWTGAATALCLGLVAVAQTDLKQLLAASSCAQIGFMVLAAGTTATSGGTLQLIAHAAAKSLLFLGAGAWLTALGTQQLPELLGAARRSRTVGVAFTVAALSLAGLPPLSLWAAKDVLLSGVLERSPWLYALGLAGALLSAVYSAKALWYVWRRAVPQTDSRRVPGGALPSLALLAVACVALTPLAFPPLRDSVGRVLAQPDQSAPHPWGFALSGILALPAVAATWAWGSRPLPLPGRAKSALLDWLHLERAAHRLLVAPVLRLARAAAAFDDRVIDRAVDDSATVALRFARWTDGVVERALDGSVTALAAGTRALGRLARRPQTGQLHQYLAQAVAAFTVLAVVLVLVR; encoded by the coding sequence GTGAGCGCCCTGCTGTGGGCGCTGGTCGTCCTGCCGCTCGGCACCGGTGCGCTGCTGCTCGTGACGGGACGGCGGGCCGATCGCGCGGCGCCGGCCGTGGCTCTCATCGTGACGGCCGCCGCCCTGGGTCTCGCGATCGCCGCGGCGTTCCGGCATCCGGCGGTGCAGGCGCCGTTCCTCGACGGACTGCCGATGCGGTTCGCGGTGGACGGCCTGTCCGGGCTGCTGGCCGTCACGGTCGCCGCGGTCACACTCGCCGTACTCCTCTTCAGCGCCGCCGAGTTCGGCGCCGACGAGGCCCGGGCGCGCTTCTTCGGCCAGATGCTGCTGTTCTCCGGGAGCATGCTCGCCACGGTGACCGCCACGAGCCTCCCGGTCCTGCTGCTGGGCTGGGAGGTCATGGGCGCCACGTCATGGGCGTTGATCGGCTACTGGTGGCGGGACCCGGAGCGGACGAGCGCGGCCGACACCGCGTTCCTCACCACCCGTACCGCGGACCTGGGTCTCTACCTGGCGGCGGGTGCCGCGCTCGCGAGCGGCCGGGACCCGGCCCTGTCACTCGACGGCCTGGCCCGCGCCGACGACCCGTGGCTGTCCTTCGTCACCGCGGGCATCATCGTGGCCGCCCTGGGCAAGTCGGCCCAACTTCCCTTCAGCTTCTGGCTGTCGAAGGCCATGCAGGGCCCGAGCCCGGTCTCCGCGCTGCTGCACTCGGCGACGATGGTGGTCGCCGGGGCCTACCTGCTGCTGCGCACCGGACCGCTGCTGGAGGCTTCTGGCTGGGGCGACGACGTGGTCGCGTGGACGGGCGCCGCCACCGCCCTGTGTCTCGGACTCGTCGCCGTGGCACAGACGGATCTCAAGCAGCTGCTGGCCGCGTCGAGTTGCGCCCAGATCGGCTTCATGGTGCTGGCCGCCGGCACCACTGCGACCTCCGGCGGCACGCTTCAGCTCATCGCCCACGCGGCGGCCAAGAGCCTGCTCTTCCTCGGCGCGGGCGCCTGGCTGACCGCCCTGGGGACACAGCAGCTTCCCGAACTGCTCGGAGCCGCCCGCCGCAGTCGGACCGTCGGCGTGGCCTTCACCGTGGCCGCGCTCTCCCTGGCCGGGCTCCCACCGCTCTCGCTGTGGGCCGCCAAGGACGTCCTGCTCTCGGGAGTTCTGGAGCGCAGTCCCTGGCTGTACGCCCTCGGGCTGGCCGGGGCGCTCCTGTCCGCGGTCTACAGCGCCAAGGCCCTCTGGTACGTGTGGCGGCGCGCGGTGCCACAGACCGATTCCCGCCGCGTTCCGGGTGGTGCGTTGCCATCCCTGGCGCTGCTGGCTGTCGCCTGCGTCGCACTGACGCCGCTGGCGTTCCCTCCGCTGCGTGACAGCGTCGGACGCGTACTCGCCCAGCCTGATCAATCCGCCCCGCACCCCTGGGGGTTCGCGCTTTCCGGGATTCTCGCCCTGCCGGCCGTCGCGGCCACGTGGGCCTGGGGATCCCGCCCACTGCCCCTGCCAGGACGTGCGAAGTCCGCCCTCCTGGACTGGCTGCACCTCGAGCGCGCCGCCCACCGGCTCCTGGTCGCCCCCGTCCTGCGCCTCGCGCGCGCTGCCGCCGCGTTCGACGACCGGGTCATCGACCGCGCCGTCGACGATTCGGCCACGGTCGCCCTACGGTTCGCCCGCTGGACGGACGGCGTCGTGGAGCGTGCCCTCGACGGGTCGGTGACCGCCCTCGCCGCCGGCACCCGTGCGCTCGGCCGCCTGGCACGCCGCCCGCAGACCGGCCAGCTGCACCAGTACCTCGCCCAGGCCGTCGCGGCCTTCACCGTCCTCGCCGTCGTGCTCGTCCTCGTGAGGTGA
- a CDS encoding complex I subunit 4 family protein, which translates to MLTALVFAPTAVALLLFALPRRTTSSVFRIIWVAVSAVELALVVAIWAGYEAGGGMQYEERARWIPGAGVGYHVGVDGLSLPLLALSCLLFLACALYSLRERRRVREFAALFLFLETTCLGLFAALDLILFFVFFDLSIVAMYFVIAGWGHRQAARAALKFFLYTFVGSLALLLGFIGLYLAASPHTFDMVELTRQNPLAGRSVYGGLVLLAVAVGLAVKTPTVPFHTWLPPAHVEAPAAGSAILAGVLLKMGTYGFLRIAMPMLSDAWRRYALVLVVVGVVSVLHGALVALAQTDFKRMVAYTSVNHMGYIVLALGAAAATADSSEQARSLAVTGAVTQMVSHGLLTGALFLLAGVLYERGRTYDMGAYSGLAATAPAFAAMTGVAAFASLGLPGFSGFIAEFQIFTGSLGPRPVATALSVLGILLTAGLFLRALRQVFTGPLRLPDAPGTPRVFPDIRAHETLAVVPLLVLAVVLGVAPRFLLDVIEPASRSVLELLAR; encoded by the coding sequence ATGCTGACCGCTCTAGTCTTCGCGCCCACGGCCGTCGCGCTCCTGCTGTTCGCGCTCCCCCGCCGTACGACCTCCTCGGTTTTCCGCATCATCTGGGTGGCGGTGTCTGCCGTCGAACTCGCTCTCGTCGTCGCGATATGGGCCGGGTACGAGGCCGGCGGCGGCATGCAGTACGAGGAGCGCGCCCGCTGGATCCCCGGAGCGGGCGTCGGCTATCACGTCGGCGTGGACGGGCTGTCGCTGCCGCTGCTCGCCCTCAGCTGTCTGCTGTTCCTGGCCTGTGCGCTGTACTCCCTGCGCGAGAGGCGCCGGGTCCGCGAGTTCGCCGCACTGTTCCTCTTCCTGGAGACCACCTGTCTCGGCCTGTTCGCGGCCCTGGACCTGATCCTCTTCTTCGTCTTCTTCGACCTGTCCATCGTGGCGATGTACTTCGTCATCGCGGGCTGGGGCCATCGGCAGGCGGCCCGGGCCGCGCTGAAGTTCTTCCTCTACACCTTCGTCGGGTCGCTCGCCCTGCTGCTCGGCTTCATCGGGCTCTACCTCGCCGCGTCCCCGCACACCTTCGACATGGTCGAGCTGACCCGGCAGAACCCGCTCGCCGGACGGTCCGTGTACGGCGGCCTCGTCCTGCTGGCCGTGGCGGTCGGCTTGGCGGTCAAGACGCCGACGGTGCCGTTCCACACGTGGTTGCCACCGGCCCACGTCGAGGCGCCGGCCGCCGGTTCGGCGATCCTGGCGGGGGTGCTGCTGAAGATGGGCACGTACGGATTCCTGCGCATCGCCATGCCGATGCTCTCCGATGCCTGGCGGCGCTACGCCCTCGTGCTGGTCGTCGTCGGCGTCGTGTCGGTCCTGCACGGGGCCTTGGTCGCGCTCGCGCAGACCGACTTCAAGCGGATGGTCGCCTACACCTCCGTGAACCACATGGGCTACATCGTCCTCGCCCTCGGTGCCGCCGCGGCGACGGCGGACAGCTCCGAACAGGCCCGCTCCCTGGCCGTCACCGGGGCGGTGACGCAGATGGTCAGCCACGGACTGCTCACCGGTGCGCTGTTCCTCCTCGCCGGAGTGCTGTACGAGCGCGGACGGACGTACGACATGGGCGCCTACTCGGGACTCGCCGCCACGGCCCCGGCCTTCGCGGCGATGACCGGCGTCGCGGCCTTCGCCTCGCTCGGTCTGCCCGGGTTCTCCGGTTTCATCGCCGAGTTCCAGATCTTCACCGGCAGCCTCGGGCCACGGCCGGTGGCCACGGCACTCTCGGTGCTCGGCATCCTGCTCACGGCCGGGCTGTTCCTGCGCGCGCTGAGACAGGTCTTCACGGGGCCGCTGCGCCTGCCCGACGCGCCGGGCACGCCACGCGTGTTCCCCGACATCCGGGCACACGAGACCCTCGCCGTCGTCCCCCTCCTCGTCCTGGCCGTCGTCCTCGGCGTGGCACCACGCTTCCTGCTCGACGTCATCGAGCCGGCCTCGCGTTCCGTCCTGGAGCTGCTCGCCCGATGA
- a CDS encoding NADH-quinone oxidoreductase subunit N, giving the protein MNEMNENPLDLLPEVLLAASAVLGLLLGSWLPRARQWLVGLLAAVACAAGIVAASVAAAQPATTAFGEAFAVDPVTSTSRVVVLGGTLLVLGISFRPLRGDARESEFYVLVQLAALGALMMAGTQDLLLFAAAYLLASIPAYTLAGFRKDGPGTEAALKYYVAGALLGVLMLAGITVLYATGRATGYPMLGDAFRDAPGALLAVGAIGLLSGVLFKAGGVPAHFWVPDAVQGSSPPVAALLTSIPKIGALAALFRLGDVVFADSTLPWPALVAVLAAASMTLGNLGAFFQQDVKRLLAYSTISQVGYLLMPVAVAGRADLAQQALLYYLAAYTVTNLGAFAVVCALPRADSLDDYRGLAKERPLLATSLVVCLLGLVGTPPTAVFLGKLEVFGAAFDGGYAWLAVVAAVNTVASLFYYLRWIVPTVSGSGSESLADGDRAARVVAYVAAAVSLGLGIGGGPVLDVLTGPITH; this is encoded by the coding sequence ATGAACGAGATGAACGAGAACCCGCTCGACCTCCTGCCCGAGGTGCTGTTGGCCGCGTCGGCCGTGCTCGGGCTGCTGCTCGGCTCCTGGCTGCCGCGCGCCCGGCAGTGGTTGGTCGGGCTGCTGGCGGCCGTCGCCTGTGCGGCGGGGATCGTCGCGGCATCGGTGGCCGCGGCTCAGCCCGCCACGACCGCCTTCGGCGAGGCCTTCGCCGTCGACCCGGTGACGAGCACGTCCAGGGTCGTCGTCCTCGGCGGCACGCTCCTCGTCCTCGGCATCTCCTTCCGTCCGCTGCGTGGCGATGCGCGGGAGAGCGAGTTCTACGTCCTGGTGCAGCTGGCAGCCCTCGGCGCTCTGATGATGGCGGGCACGCAGGACCTGCTGCTCTTCGCCGCCGCCTATCTGCTGGCGAGCATCCCCGCCTACACGCTCGCCGGCTTCCGCAAGGACGGGCCCGGCACCGAGGCGGCCCTCAAGTACTACGTGGCCGGTGCCCTGTTGGGCGTACTGATGCTGGCCGGCATCACGGTCCTGTACGCGACCGGACGCGCCACCGGGTATCCGATGCTCGGGGACGCGTTCCGCGACGCGCCCGGGGCGCTGCTCGCAGTCGGCGCGATCGGGCTGCTGTCGGGCGTGCTCTTCAAGGCCGGAGGTGTGCCGGCGCACTTCTGGGTGCCCGACGCCGTTCAGGGCAGCAGCCCGCCGGTGGCCGCGCTGCTCACCAGCATCCCGAAGATCGGGGCACTGGCCGCGCTTTTCCGGCTCGGTGACGTCGTCTTCGCGGACAGCACGCTGCCGTGGCCCGCGCTCGTCGCCGTACTGGCCGCCGCGTCGATGACGCTCGGCAACCTGGGCGCGTTCTTCCAGCAGGACGTCAAGCGCCTCCTGGCCTACTCGACGATCAGCCAGGTCGGGTACCTGCTCATGCCGGTCGCCGTCGCGGGCCGCGCGGACCTCGCCCAGCAGGCGCTCCTGTACTACCTCGCGGCCTACACGGTCACCAACCTCGGCGCGTTCGCGGTGGTCTGCGCCCTTCCTCGAGCCGACTCCCTGGACGACTACCGGGGGCTCGCCAAAGAGCGTCCGCTGCTGGCCACGAGCCTGGTCGTCTGTCTGCTGGGGCTCGTCGGCACCCCGCCCACGGCGGTCTTCCTGGGCAAACTCGAGGTGTTCGGTGCCGCGTTCGACGGCGGGTACGCGTGGCTCGCCGTCGTGGCCGCCGTCAACACGGTGGCGTCCCTCTTCTACTATCTGCGCTGGATCGTGCCCACTGTCTCCGGGAGCGGGTCCGAGTCCCTGGCCGACGGCGACCGGGCGGCACGCGTCGTCGCCTACGTCGCCGCGGCCGTGTCCCTCGGGCTGGGCATCGGTGGCGGACCGGTCCTGGACGTCCTGACCGGACCGATCACCCACTGA
- a CDS encoding SRPBCC family protein — protein MAREQDSRQAVPNTPGMRPDSDGVTRRRPLRRRHVEETVEVAVPVRTAYNQWTQFKTFPRFSRVVHGVEQVRPTVTAWTIGYGPLRRRFAVEIVEQDPDSYLAWRGLEQRPSHQGEVEFRPTESGGTAITVRMLLEPRGAAKRLTGSSKITQVTARLVRRELQHFKQFIEGLGQEGGAWRGTIRNGRVQHDHPEPPRSRVAQWPVG, from the coding sequence ATGGCGCGCGAACAGGACTCCCGGCAGGCCGTCCCGAACACGCCGGGAATGCGCCCCGACAGCGACGGTGTCACACGTCGCCGGCCGCTGCGGAGGCGGCACGTCGAGGAGACGGTCGAGGTCGCCGTGCCGGTGCGGACGGCGTACAACCAGTGGACGCAGTTCAAGACCTTCCCCCGGTTCTCGCGCGTGGTGCACGGCGTCGAACAGGTCAGGCCCACGGTGACCGCCTGGACCATCGGCTACGGACCGCTGCGCCGCCGTTTCGCGGTGGAGATCGTGGAGCAGGACCCCGACTCCTACCTGGCCTGGCGTGGCCTGGAGCAGCGCCCCTCGCACCAGGGCGAGGTGGAGTTCAGGCCGACGGAGTCGGGCGGCACCGCCATCACCGTCCGGATGCTCCTCGAGCCACGCGGGGCCGCGAAACGGCTCACCGGCTCTTCCAAGATCACGCAGGTGACCGCCCGGCTGGTCCGCCGCGAGCTCCAGCACTTCAAACAGTTCATCGAGGGGCTGGGACAGGAGGGCGGGGCCTGGCGCGGCACCATCCGCAACGGCCGGGTGCAGCACGATCACCCGGAACCGCCGAGGAGCCGTGTGGCCCAGTGGCCCGTCGGCTGA
- a CDS encoding FdhF/YdeP family oxidoreductase produces the protein MQNPPGEEPETTLSVTPPKKWAAGVPAVVHALEYSLEQTSPRKTGVDLLAMNQVGGIDCPGCAWADPAPGQRHRNEYCENGAKHINDEATNRRITADFFREHSVSDLAGRSDMWLNQQGRLTEPMIKRPGSDHYEPISWNDALGVLAGELTSLASPDEAVFYTSGRAGNEAAFVLQLFARAFGTNNLPDCSNMCHESSGFALSETLGTGKGTVSLDDLHHADLIFLVGQNPGTNHPRQLTALEEAKRNGARIVAVNPLPEAGLRRFKNPQKPRGVVGRGTQIADRFLHIKPGGDLALFQALNLLLLEAEDARPGTVLDHAFIDAHTAGFEEFAQHARTVDWDDVRAATGLSREEIEKVHDEVLRSERVVVCWAMGITQHKHGVPTIREIVNFMMLRGNLGRAGTGVCPVRGHSNVQGDRTMGIWEQMPDSFLDALQKEFGFDPPRPHGLDSVNAIKAMREGRVKVFLALAGNFVRAAPDSEVTEEAMRSCRLTAHISTKLNRSHTVCGDTALILPTLGRTERDVQADGEQFVTVENSMSEVHTSQGRLEPASPLLLSEVAILCRLARRTLDGKPDIPWDRFEGDYGTIRDRISRIVPGFHDFNARVTRPGGFQLPNPVNEGVFNTSAGKALFTRNERVIPKAPEGHLLLQTLRSHDQWNTIPYTLDDRYRGIHGSRHVVLVNPADLRELGLAQGDHVDLVSIWADGTERRAENFTVVPYPAAQGSAAAYYPETNVLVPLDSVADISNQPTSKGIVVRLEPTPA, from the coding sequence ATGCAGAACCCGCCCGGCGAGGAGCCGGAGACCACCCTCTCGGTGACACCGCCCAAGAAGTGGGCGGCCGGGGTCCCCGCGGTCGTGCACGCGCTGGAGTACTCCCTGGAGCAGACCTCACCGCGCAAGACCGGGGTGGACCTGCTGGCCATGAACCAGGTGGGCGGGATCGACTGTCCCGGCTGCGCCTGGGCGGATCCGGCCCCCGGACAGCGCCATCGCAACGAGTACTGCGAGAACGGCGCCAAGCACATCAACGACGAGGCCACGAACCGCCGGATCACCGCCGACTTCTTCCGTGAGCACAGCGTCTCCGACCTCGCCGGGCGCTCCGACATGTGGCTCAACCAGCAGGGCCGGCTCACCGAACCCATGATCAAGCGACCGGGCTCGGACCACTACGAGCCCATCAGCTGGAACGACGCCCTGGGTGTGCTCGCCGGGGAACTCACCTCGCTCGCCTCCCCGGACGAGGCCGTCTTCTACACCTCGGGCCGGGCCGGCAACGAGGCGGCCTTCGTCCTGCAGCTCTTCGCCCGCGCCTTCGGCACCAACAACCTGCCCGACTGCAGCAACATGTGCCACGAGTCCAGTGGCTTCGCCCTGAGCGAGACGCTGGGCACCGGCAAGGGCACCGTCAGCCTCGACGACCTCCACCACGCCGACCTGATCTTCCTGGTGGGGCAGAACCCCGGCACCAACCATCCGCGCCAGCTGACGGCCCTGGAGGAGGCCAAACGCAACGGCGCCCGCATCGTGGCGGTCAACCCGCTGCCCGAGGCCGGGCTACGGCGCTTCAAGAACCCGCAGAAACCACGTGGGGTCGTCGGACGGGGCACCCAGATCGCCGACCGCTTCCTGCACATCAAGCCAGGTGGCGACCTCGCCCTCTTCCAGGCCCTCAACCTCCTGCTGCTGGAAGCCGAGGACGCCCGGCCCGGCACCGTCCTGGACCACGCCTTCATCGACGCCCACACCGCCGGCTTCGAGGAGTTCGCGCAGCATGCCCGCACCGTCGACTGGGACGACGTGCGCGCGGCGACCGGACTGAGCCGCGAGGAGATCGAGAAGGTCCACGACGAGGTCCTGCGCAGCGAACGTGTCGTCGTCTGCTGGGCGATGGGCATCACCCAGCACAAGCACGGTGTGCCCACCATCCGGGAGATCGTCAACTTCATGATGCTGCGCGGCAACCTCGGTCGCGCCGGCACCGGCGTCTGCCCCGTCCGCGGGCACAGCAACGTCCAGGGCGACCGCACGATGGGCATCTGGGAGCAGATGCCGGACTCCTTCCTCGACGCGCTGCAGAAGGAGTTCGGCTTCGATCCGCCACGCCCGCACGGACTCGACTCGGTGAATGCGATCAAGGCGATGCGCGAGGGCCGCGTCAAGGTGTTCCTCGCCCTGGCCGGCAACTTCGTACGCGCCGCTCCCGACAGCGAGGTCACCGAGGAGGCCATGCGTTCGTGCCGGCTGACCGCCCACATCTCCACCAAGCTGAACCGCTCGCACACCGTCTGCGGTGACACGGCGCTGATCCTGCCGACCCTGGGCCGCACAGAACGCGATGTACAGGCCGACGGCGAGCAGTTCGTCACGGTCGAGAACTCCATGAGCGAGGTGCACACCTCCCAGGGGCGCCTGGAGCCGGCGTCCCCCCTGCTGCTGAGCGAGGTAGCGATCCTGTGCCGGCTGGCCCGCCGCACCCTCGACGGCAAGCCGGACATCCCCTGGGACCGGTTCGAGGGGGACTACGGCACGATCCGTGACCGCATCTCCCGCATCGTTCCGGGATTCCACGACTTCAACGCGCGGGTGACACGACCCGGCGGCTTCCAACTGCCCAACCCCGTCAACGAGGGCGTGTTCAACACCTCGGCCGGCAAAGCGCTGTTCACCCGCAACGAGCGCGTGATCCCCAAGGCACCCGAGGGCCACCTGCTGTTGCAGACCCTGCGCTCGCACGACCAGTGGAACACCATCCCCTACACACTCGACGACCGATACCGCGGCATCCACGGCAGCCGCCATGTCGTGCTCGTCAACCCGGCCGACCTGCGCGAACTCGGCCTCGCCCAGGGCGATCACGTCGACCTGGTGAGCATCTGGGCGGACGGCACCGAGCGCCGCGCCGAGAACTTCACGGTCGTCCCCTACCCGGCCGCACAAGGCTCAGCCGCCGCCTACTACCCCGAGACCAACGTCCTGGTGCCGCTGGACAGCGTCGCCGACATCAGCAACCAGCCCACGTCGAAGGGCATTGTCGTCCGCCTCGAGCCCACACCCGCCTGA
- a CDS encoding antibiotic biosynthesis monooxygenase family protein — translation MTDPVPASLPAPPYYAVVFTAVRTADDNGYGEMDERLSELAADQPGFLGVDAARGANGLGITVSYWRDEESIAAWRNHAEHTLARAYGREHWYASFSLHVAKVERAYGFTRPADT, via the coding sequence GTGACCGATCCCGTGCCCGCGTCGCTGCCCGCCCCGCCCTACTACGCGGTGGTGTTCACGGCAGTGCGGACCGCCGACGACAACGGTTATGGGGAGATGGACGAGCGGTTGTCCGAACTGGCAGCCGACCAGCCGGGATTCCTCGGTGTCGATGCCGCTCGCGGTGCGAACGGCCTGGGGATCACGGTGTCGTACTGGAGGGACGAGGAATCGATCGCCGCATGGCGGAATCACGCGGAGCACACCCTGGCCCGAGCGTACGGACGCGAGCACTGGTATGCCTCGTTCTCGCTCCACGTGGCCAAGGTCGAGCGCGCCTACGGGTTCACTCGCCCGGCGGACACGTAG
- a CDS encoding MarR family transcriptional regulator has translation MTTTAVELLEVVWGRASTAPTSASQLRVLHILEHHDGINLRTLAESLASTPPSTSRLCDRLVAAGFVERVVSEENRREVRLHLSGRGRAFLVDLRVRRERELQTVLADMPAAKRVALLEGLEAFCVAAATQIHDDAADSGSRTA, from the coding sequence GTGACCACCACAGCCGTCGAGCTGCTGGAGGTCGTGTGGGGCCGGGCCTCGACCGCGCCCACCTCCGCGTCACAGCTTCGGGTGCTGCACATCCTCGAACACCACGACGGCATCAACCTGCGCACCCTCGCCGAGTCCCTCGCCTCGACCCCGCCGTCCACCAGTCGGCTGTGCGACCGGCTGGTGGCGGCCGGGTTCGTCGAGCGGGTCGTGAGCGAGGAGAACAGACGTGAGGTGCGGCTGCATCTCAGTGGCCGAGGCCGCGCCTTCCTCGTCGACCTGCGCGTCCGCAGGGAGAGGGAGTTGCAGACCGTGCTGGCGGACATGCCTGCCGCCAAGCGGGTCGCGCTGCTGGAGGGGCTGGAGGCGTTCTGCGTCGCCGCGGCCACGCAGATACACGACGACGCGGCGGATTCCGGCAGCCGGACCGCCTGA
- a CDS encoding PP2C family protein-serine/threonine phosphatase, whose amino-acid sequence MKRFLAVERALRTAAPHELLDVLRAVLIEQYGAEDVELFMADYSLTVLQPVSVLPHTLVPVSVHNSPPGRAFGAQKPYREEGPNGRTRLHLPVSVRGDRLGVLSLTLSDSDAAHRWESELADIADVLGHEVVVAERDTDVYLQARRKDRLTLAAEMQWQQLPGRACSRPEYDLGAQLEPAYAIFGDNFDWSATADHLMLYVTNGMGEGIEASLLTNLAINALRNARRAGLSIADQAALADQAVYAHYRGRCYLSVLMFDFDLATGRASVVDAGSPQLLRLRDGSVERVTFEAQLPLGMFEETDYVAQDFHVEPGDRLVFVSDGVHAVASPKGEAYGEAALTRAIHSTRLLPAAEVPRAVLRELTGHRGEAMPDDDALIVCLDWRGRPQFE is encoded by the coding sequence ATGAAGAGATTTCTGGCCGTTGAACGTGCGCTGCGGACAGCGGCCCCCCACGAGTTGCTCGACGTCCTCCGCGCCGTACTGATCGAGCAGTACGGCGCGGAGGACGTCGAGCTGTTCATGGCCGACTACAGCCTGACTGTGCTCCAGCCGGTGTCTGTGCTGCCGCACACTCTGGTGCCGGTGTCGGTGCACAACAGCCCGCCCGGCCGGGCCTTCGGTGCCCAGAAGCCGTACCGGGAGGAAGGGCCGAACGGGCGGACCCGCCTGCATCTGCCGGTCAGTGTGCGCGGCGACCGGCTCGGCGTGCTGTCGCTCACGCTGTCCGACAGCGACGCCGCGCACCGCTGGGAGTCCGAACTGGCCGACATCGCCGACGTACTGGGTCACGAGGTGGTCGTGGCCGAGCGGGACACCGACGTGTATCTCCAGGCGCGGCGCAAGGACCGGCTGACGCTGGCCGCCGAGATGCAGTGGCAGCAGCTGCCCGGCCGCGCCTGCTCCCGCCCCGAGTACGACCTGGGGGCCCAACTGGAGCCCGCCTACGCCATTTTCGGCGACAACTTCGACTGGTCCGCCACCGCCGACCATCTGATGCTGTACGTCACCAACGGCATGGGCGAGGGCATAGAGGCGTCCCTGCTGACGAACCTGGCCATCAACGCGCTGCGCAACGCACGGCGCGCCGGGCTCTCCATCGCGGACCAGGCGGCCCTGGCGGACCAGGCCGTCTACGCCCACTACCGGGGGCGCTGCTACTTGTCCGTCCTGATGTTCGACTTCGATCTGGCCACCGGCCGGGCGAGCGTCGTGGACGCCGGCTCCCCGCAGTTGCTGCGTCTGCGCGACGGGAGCGTGGAACGCGTCACCTTCGAGGCCCAGCTCCCGCTGGGCATGTTCGAGGAGACCGACTACGTGGCGCAGGACTTCCACGTCGAGCCCGGTGACCGGCTCGTCTTCGTCAGCGACGGCGTCCACGCCGTGGCCTCCCCCAAGGGAGAGGCGTACGGGGAGGCGGCGCTCACCCGGGCCATCCACTCCACGCGACTGTTGCCCGCCGCAGAGGTGCCGCGCGCCGTCCTGCGGGAGCTGACCGGCCACCGCGGCGAAGCCATGCCGGACGACGACGCGCTGATCGTGTGTCTGGACTGGCGCGGCAGGCCACAGTTCGAGTGA
- a CDS encoding STAS domain-containing protein, whose product MQVAEHDTAPGTAKELGAFLERRREQIAQRWADAALFRTVFTVSRDEAVEACKAVVDTLADVARSGQLEDVEAPGFGTVRDQLGRMAAARARAGFTPVQIAGEVAGLREPVTALLRAEFQDDSDDARVTACTQALAVLTATLRLVILETTVSAGEELIARQRQQLLEVATPVIKLWDGVVAVPLIGTLDSARSQVVMESLLEAIVDQRAAYAILDITGVPTVDSLVAQHLMKTVAAARLMGAECIVSGIRPAIAQTIVQLGIDLGSIITRAGLADALAYALTQQGIVVSARPLTDAGSR is encoded by the coding sequence ATGCAGGTGGCGGAGCACGACACGGCCCCCGGAACGGCGAAGGAGCTGGGTGCCTTTCTGGAACGGCGTCGTGAACAGATCGCCCAACGCTGGGCGGACGCCGCCCTGTTCCGTACGGTCTTCACCGTCTCCCGGGATGAAGCGGTCGAGGCGTGCAAAGCCGTGGTGGACACCCTGGCCGACGTGGCCCGCTCCGGACAACTGGAGGATGTCGAGGCTCCGGGATTCGGCACCGTGAGAGACCAGCTCGGCCGGATGGCCGCGGCCCGGGCCCGGGCCGGGTTCACGCCGGTGCAGATCGCCGGCGAGGTCGCGGGCCTGCGCGAGCCGGTGACCGCACTGCTGCGTGCCGAGTTCCAGGACGACTCCGACGACGCGCGGGTCACCGCGTGCACGCAGGCGCTGGCGGTCCTGACCGCCACACTGCGCCTGGTCATCCTGGAGACGACGGTGAGTGCGGGCGAGGAGCTCATCGCCCGGCAGCGCCAGCAGCTGCTGGAGGTGGCCACCCCCGTCATCAAGCTGTGGGACGGCGTCGTCGCCGTGCCGCTGATCGGCACCCTGGACAGCGCCCGCAGCCAGGTCGTGATGGAGAGCCTGCTGGAAGCCATCGTGGACCAGCGGGCCGCCTACGCCATCCTCGACATCACCGGCGTCCCGACCGTCGACTCGCTCGTGGCCCAGCACCTGATGAAGACGGTCGCCGCGGCCCGGCTCATGGGCGCGGAGTGCATCGTCTCCGGGATCCGTCCCGCCATCGCGCAGACCATCGTCCAGCTCGGCATCGACCTCGGGTCGATCATCACGCGGGCCGGTCTCGCCGACGCGCTGGCCTACGCTCTCACCCAGCAGGGCATCGTCGTCTCCGCGCGCCCACTCACGGACGCGGGCTCGCGGTGA